The DNA region ACAATGTGGAGCTACTGCAAAACGTGTAAAAAGGACTCTCCTGAGATGGGCATGTCTGACAGCACGTGGAAGTACTCTTTTGGCAAATACCTCGAGCTCCTCTTTTGGAGCAGGGGCCTGCGGCTCCATGAGATCACTGGCTGCCCTCATGATCATCATCGCGACCACATTCGATACTTTCACTTCCGCGACACTTGGGTCCGGATCCACTACGACCCTATCGATCTCCTCGAAATCATCGTCCCAAGAGCTCGTATCACCTGGAAGGTTGAGAACGATCTCAAGCTCAAAAACGAGATTTTCAACAAGATTGAGGAGCGTTGGGCTCGTTTCATTAATTCCGTCAAACTTAGACTCAAGAGCATACGCATTGACAGCGTCTTGCCCGAGAAGGCGGATGCGTGTAAAGCCGAGGTCGACAGACTCGCCAAAAAGGCACATGACGATCAAGTCGCCTTGATACGCAAACTTCAGGAGACATACGTCAATTCCAAGTACTACGAGGTCATCCCGTTCAATGCCATTGTGAGGGAGATGCTGGAGAAGGCTGGTGACTGGGACGCCTCGTTCACAAAGTTCGAGACTGATTTCCTGCCCGACAAGGACTTGCGGCAGTTGACGATGATTCAACTTAAGAAAATCTTTACCGACAATGAGTCGAGGGAGTCTCTTCCCTCAATAGATGGCAACTCAACTGTTGATTCCGGGGAGCCCCCCTCTCAGACATTCTCTGACGCAGACGAGAAAGTTTCAACCCAACCCACGGATCCAACAGAGCCGAACCAAGAAGGGGCTACAGGGCCAGCCGAGGAAGAGCATGGGAAACAGGTAGAGCCCGGGCAGGAGGGTctggaagaaaaagaagccTGTCTGTCGTCAGAGCCTGAAAAGGAAGCTGAGCAAGTCGAAACAAAGGAGGACACCGCTGGCAGGGAGGTTCCTGAATTGTCTTCGGAAGCTAGCAAAAGTGACACACCGAACGACACTGCGCTGCACAGAGTGGAATCCCTAGACTTGGCCACCACTCCGAATTCGCCGAAAGCCAAGGGGCTCTTTCCCTTGGCCCCCATCAACCCGGTTGGGGAGACGTCAGCAACTGCTAGCAATGCCGAGCCGACGTCCCCTATCGTGGCTAGGCCACCGCTTTCGACAGCATCAACCAACATCTCCCTTTCCGAGAAGGTCGAGCAACTTCGCCGTGAGCAACAGATCATGGGTGCCGAAACATCCCAAGGCGGTGAGCCATCTGAGGCGTCAAAAGCAAATCTGGAACGAGCTTTGGCTCGCAGGGCTCCGATGGTTAGGACCCTATCGCAGCCGGCGCAAACGTTACCGAGGTCCCAGTCTAGCTTTGCCAAATCAATCGTGCCGAAGGATACTATGGGAGCCAACGATGCCTCGAGTGAAACGTCATTCAAGGTAGATAAAAAACCGTTTGACCGGTTGGCATTGGGAATGAAAAGTCATAGGAAGGCTGGCCCCTCTTCCATCCCTCGGCTTATCACCAAGAAGAAAGATACCCACGTGTCGTCTCAGGTATCTCGGATCGCACGGCATTTTGAACAGTTGAGTCGCGAGTTTGAGAAAGAAAGGCAACGGGAGGACCGCAGGAAGCGCCTTGCCAAGGGCCATCAACCTCGTGCAGGTTTGCCACGCTCAGCCACCAAGGCCATTGTGGAAGTCTACCACAATATCGACAATGCCGTACAAGAACCTGGGCCGTCGAATAGCAGCGAGATCAAGATTCTCGAGCCCAAGACAGCGCCAGTCACCCCAGCACCTTTGGGGACTGTGCAAACGGAACCCGACATGATGCCACCCATGGAAGAGTCGCACCCCGCACCAGAGGCTCCTCCTCTGACTGAAGAGCATCATGTCGGCGGGGAGACTGACGATACCGCGACCGTCACTGCTAGCCACGGTGGATCCGATGACGAGGGGCAGAGCGATACTGAGCAGTCCATTCTGGATGATCTGCTGCCCGACGTCAAAGAATTGGCCGACTCTCTTGAGCCCAGCACGGAAATTCCCCTGGAGCTGCCAAAGCATCAAAAGACCAGCTTGATGAAGATGCTCACCAACTTCTGGGCTGAACGGTCTGCGAGTGGTTGGCCCCAGCTGGACTATCCAGTCAACGCAAGCGATCACATCTTCCTGGATTCCGATGTGATTGTCAGGGAGGACGAACCTAGCTCCGTGATCGCATTCGCCCTAAGTTCCGATGACTACCGCACAAAGTTGACCGACAtccgccgccaagaacgcATGGCGATGCAAAAGGATTACGAGCCCAACTTTGACGGCAGGTCTTCAGGGCTGTCTGACACTGGTGGCGAATTCATGATGGAAGAGGGCGAGCTGGAGAAGAGTCTGCTCAGAGCAACAGGCACACATCTGAAATACCAGTTCAAGGAAGGGTCTGCAACCATGCTCTGCAAGATCTTCTATGCCGAACAGTTTGATGCGCTGCGTCGCAAATGCGGCGTTGCAGATCGAATCGTCGAATCCCTCTCTCGGTGTTTGAAGTGGGACTCCAAGGGCGGTAAGACAAAGTCGGTCTTCCTCAAGACCCTCGACGACCGCTTAGTTCTCAAGGTGAGACGTAATGTCCTATTTGGTCCCTACCAAGTCCCGTGTGTCCTGTCTAATCTATAATTGATAACTGACCATCAACGCAGGGCCTATCACCGATTGAGACATCGGCTTTCCTGCGATTTGCACCAGCTTACTTTAGCATCATGGCAGAGGCTCTGTTTCATGACTTGCCCTCTGTCATTGCCAAGATGCTGGGTTTCTTCCAGCTAATTATCAAGAACCCAGTCACCGGCGTCGAGATTAAGCTGGACCTGCTACTCATGGAAAACCTATTCTATGATCGCGGCCCGACACGGCTCTTTGACCTTAAGGGTTCTATGCGCAATCGCAAGATTCAGTCCACGGGCGAGCAGAACGAGGTTCTCCTGGATGAAAACATGGTGGAGTTCATCTACGAATCTCCTTTGTTTGCTCGCGAGCATTCCAAAAAGCTTCTGAGAGCATCCGTAAGTCGCTAGTATCAAAATGCGGGCAACAAAAATACTGACGTTTGTCCAGGTCTGGAACGATACTCTGTTCCTCGCAAGGCAGAACGTCATGGATTACTCCTTGATGATTGCTGTAGACGAGGCCAGAAAGGAGCTGGTCGTTGGTATTATCGATTGTATCCGGACGTACACATGGGACAAGAAGCTCGAAAGCTGGATCAAGGATCGTGGGTTTGCGGGCGGTGGCAGAAATCGTCCGACGGTGACGAGTCCCAAGGAGTACAAGTCACGTTTCCGGGAGGCGATGGCCAGGTATGTATCTACGGGACTTACTTGCGTCCCGAGGAGTATCAGCTAACACGATGTCAGATACATTCTCCAGGCGCCAAATTGCTGGCACCAGTTCGGCGTGCCCCAACTCAACAACACTATGAGGACGCGGTTCGAATCAGATGCGAAGGCTGAGTAGTCGCGCCACTGCCCACTGGCAGCGAAAGCCACAAGATGTGTTCAAGCCTGACAGCTGCTGGATATAGCAAGGAAGGAGAGTTACATTGCATTGCTGGCGTTTGACACAGAATAAACCGGATGGGTATGGATTAGGCATGCATGGAGTAGGTCGAGTTTCAGCAACGGTTGGCTCATTGAATGTCACCGTAACAAAGTATATTAGCGTGCGACGTTGACGAATAACGGCCTTGGATTTCAGATACCCGGTAATGAATCAATGACCGCTGAAATACACTAGTTGTGTGATGGAACTGATCCGAGATGAAGCTTGGTTGCCTCGAGAACCGTacaccatcatcaacagCTGTCTCGCTTGGTAAACGTAgataaggtaggtaggtaccttacaCAGCAGGTGTGCACGGAGCAATGGCCCACTTGGAAGTGGTCCTCAGGGCCAGCCTATTGAATACCTACCGGACCGGCACCTAccaacctacctaggtaggtacctctTCTGCTCGGTACTGAACTTGCTTAGATTCGACACTCACTCAACCCTGTCCGCCTTACACCAACTCGACGGGGTTTGAACTTTACGTACATTTTCTTCACTCACACAACACAGTTGTAATGTCAATAGACCTAAACTGGGAGACGCTCACGACCGGGCCAGATGGGGAGGCCCTGGCTCTCCGTATCCGCGATTTCATCCACACAAAGTTTCAGGCCGTACCCTTGCCGCGCTTCATCAAGTCGGTCAAAGTACACGACTTCGAGTTCGGCGCTATCGCTCCGGAGCTGGAGCTTAAAGACATCACCGACCCCTTGCCGGACTTTTACGAAGACAACTCCGACAttgaggatgacgaggacgaagagcaGGCTCTCGACGAGCCGCCTCAGTTGCAACACTTCCCCAAGAGCGAGCTGAGCGCCGGTGAGAGGAGGAGACAGCGCGAGGAagcgtcgatgccgccgaggctcAGCATGCACGCCCTCAGGGGCCAGTCCGGGGACTTTCCCAGCCCGTTCCTGGGTGTCTCTACGCCGGGCATCTTGGGTGGCACGTCGAACCTCCACTATTTCCAGTCGCACCTCGGCACGGGGTGGTCGGGAACGCAGACACCACTCGCGGCGGTGGCCGGGGCGCACATGGGCAGCAGGCTCGACTCGTCGGCCATCATGTCGCCCGCGGgttcaccgccgccgccgagccacAGCCGGAACCCCTCGCAGAGCTCCATCTCCGTGAGCGATTTCAACCCGACACTGGCGCAGCTGCGCGAGAAGTCGAGCGTGTCGACGCTGGCCCCGACATCGGCAGGGGCCTCGAGGCCACCAACTAGGGATACGCACCTAGCCGGGTCGGCGAtccaggaggaggacgaagatgggCAGGAGcacggggagggggaggaggaaggggacgCGCCGCGGTTCAGGGAGCCGAGGCCGGAGGACTTGCAGGCGGTGTTTCGGATCCGATATGCCGGGGATGTACGGCTGCGGCTGACGGCGGAGATTTTACTGGACTATCCGATGCCGAGCTTTGTGGGGATCCCGGTACAGCTGAGTGTTACGGGTCTGACGTTCGACGGGGTTGGGGTGATGGCACACATTCGCAAGAGGGTACActtctgcttcttgagcCCCGAGGACGCGGCCACGGCGGTGGGCGCGGACGACGCGGGTCCCAGCGAGCCGGGGAAAAGGTTTGGCGGGCTGTTGCAGGAGATCCAGGTCGAGAGCGAGATTGGGCTCAGAGATGGCGGGAAGCAGAGTCTTAAGAACGTGGGCAAGGTGGAGAGGTTCGTGCTGGAGCAGGTGAGGAGGATATTCGAGAACGAGTTCGTGTATCCCAGCTTCTGGACATTTTTGGTCTGAGAAGCCGACGAATGCTCTGGGCTTCACTGCGGTACACTTCACGAGGCATGAAAAGCATGGTTGGTCATTAGGGGCTTCAAGGGCAGGCAAATACGGcagggaaaagaaaacaaaagTAAGGAAAGCAGATGATGCGAATTCGCTTTACTTTGACATTCATCCCCATCTCAACAGAGCAACAAAACATTCCCGCTCGATAGCTCCGTCTTCCTACGTCAGAGTACTCTTGAACCCCTGGTAGGCCTGCTGGATATCCATCTCGAGCTCGCGAGCCTGTTGCTCACTCAGCTCGTCCGTGGCCTTCATCTGGTTTAGCGTGATGAGCCACTGCACGATCTTGCCCCTGCTGTCGAAGTCACGGTCCGTCACCTTGTTGACCGACTGGATGACGTCGGATAGCAGGGGGTGCAGCTGGTCCTTAGAAAGTAGGCCCAGCTTGACGGCATCGAGGAAGGTGATGAACTCCTGCGTCGCCTCTAGGATAAGCGTGCCGCTCGTGTTACCGGCGGCTgacggggccggggcggcgctcgaggaggcggtgACGGTTGTTGAAGGCATGCCGACTCGGATGCGCTCCGTTGCGCGGGGGACTTCGagctgttgttgttttggTAACGAGATCAGTCTCGAGAGTAAAGCGGGGGGTGATGGTAGAAAAACGACAATACGAACATCCCACTCTGCCTTGAATTCCTCTAGGCCACGAAATGCCTTGGCCACAGTCTCGTCGGCCAGGATAGACTTGTACTGCTTTAGGGACCGCTCGCAAATCTCGGTGTAGTCGGCTTCGGGGATGGCGTCTTTGAGGAAGGCCTtttcgagctcgtcgagagTGACGATGATGCTGAAGATCTCGGCGAGAGAATCCTGCAGGTCGCGCTCGGCGCGAGTGTCGGCTAACTTTACCTCCTGTCGCGATGCATCATCTTGTTAGCTGGGCTGGTAGTCGGTGTTGTGGGGGGCGGGGCAgctggagggaggagggactGATGATGCGACAGGCGTTCCCCAGAGGACTCGGGACTTTGAATGGCATACCTCATCGAGATTGATGGTCGCTGAGAGCGTCGTATTTGGAATATAGCTATGCGGTGTAGGCGCATAGGGTTGCCGGGGCATCATCTTCGCGACTGTGTTGGGATCGCGGCCGGCGTCATGGTCGATCAGCAGCTTCCGAGCTGTCGAGCTTCCAGTGAACGCGTATCGCTTAGAGCCAAGGAACGTTTGACGGTATGGGCGGCCGCAGCGGTGCTTCCAGCAGCCCCCCCACTAAGAAATGGGGCAGCTTTCGAGAAACCAGTCCAAACCGGGATTAGCGCCTGTATCGATAAGCACCGATAAGCCAGAAAATTTTTGGGCGAGAGCAAGCGGTTCTCTGCGTGGAGGGAAAGTTTGAAAGTTACGGTCCCTGCAGCCAAATCTtcctccatcatccaccGCAGGAGACCCCCTCAACAGAACGGAACCTCCCCCTTCATACCGTTCACCATGGGTTCCCAGAAGAAAAACCTCaaggcgacgaagaagtTCGAGAAGAACCACCTGAAGGGTGTTCTGGACAAGAGGAAGGAGACGGCAAAGGTCAAGCAGCGCATGCaggtcaaggccaagaagcagTCCAAGAACACTAAGGATTCCGAATTCTTCAAGAAGGATGAGGCCGCTGCCAAGGCAAAGGCCAATGGCCACCAGAAGGACGCCAAGGTCAGCGCCATGAGCGTCGACGACTTCTTCCAGGGCGGCTTCGAGGACATCATcgacaagaaggacaagaagtcggcgaagaagcttGGCAAGCGGAAGCGCGATGCGCCCGCGGGAGAGGAGGGATCGGACTCGGACGCGGGCGACTTCTCCGGCGAGGATGAGCCCGTCGCCAGCGATAGCGAGGACGGTGGTagcgacgatgacgagaacCTCGGTATGACCAAGGAGGCCATGGACAAGCTCGCCCAGAACGACCCCGAATTCTACAAGTTCCTCAAGGAGAACGATCCGGAAGCCCTTGACTTTGACGAGAACGCCGACCTTGCCGAGGTAGACGAGCTCAGCGCCGGTAGCGACcactcggacgacgacgagcaacCGAAAAAGAAGCGCAAGAAGgacgccaagaagaaggccgctccggaggaggaagaagtcctcgtcgacaacgaGCTAACGCGCGAGATGGTGGCCAAGTGGAAGAAGCTGATTGAGGAGAAGCAGAGCTTGCGCGCCGCGAGACAGGTTGTTCTGGCCTTCCGCTGTGCGGCTCACCtcaacgaggacgacgccgatgacgagaagACGCAGAGATACACCATCTCCAGCCCCGAGGTCTTCCACGACATCCTGATCGTTGCCCTCAAGCAGATCCCCGAGATTATCTCGCACCACCTTCCCATCAAAGAATCGGCGTCCGGCAAAATCTACGTGCCTACCGACTCGAAGAAGTTCCACACGCTGTCCATCATGATCAAGACCTTTACCGCCTCTATTATCCACCTTCTCAGCACGCTGTCCGACGACTCGACCCTCAAGCTCACCATCGGTTCACTAGAGCCCTTGGTTCCCTACCTGATGTCTTTCCGGAAGCTCCTCAAGGCCCTCATCAAAACTGTTGTCAACTACTGGGCCAGACCGGCCAGCTCAGAAACCACCAAGATCACGTCCTTCCTTGTCTTGCGGAgactcgtcgtcatcggtgACAAGGGTATCCGCGAGACAGTTCTCAAGGCTGTGTACCAAGGGCTCGTCTCTAGCTGCAGAGCAACAAACATCAATACCATCCAGGGTATCAATCTGATGAAGAACTCGGCCGCAGAGTTGTGGGGTATCGACCAAACCGTTGGCTACACCACCGCCTTCACGTTCATCCGCCAACTGGCCATCCACCTTAGAAACAGCATTGtcaagaaggaaaaggacgCCCACAAGATCGTCTACAATTGGCAGTACACCCACTCGCTCGACTTCTGGTCATGCGTGCTTTCCGAGCACTGCAGCTCCTtgaaggaggcggaggcgggcaAGGAAAGCCAGCTGAAGCTCCTGATCTACCCGCTGGTGCAAGTCACGCTGGGTGCGATGCGCCTCATTCCCTCGCCCACATTCTTCCCCCTCCGCTTCCACCTGATCCGCTCCATCCTCCGCTTGTCTCGTGCGACCAACACCTACATCCCTCTCGCATCCGCTCTcatcgaggtcctcgagtCAGCCGACATGAGACGTTTCCCCAAGGCGTCGTCGATCAAGCCCCTCGACTTCAACGTTGCGTACAAGGCGCCCAAGTCGTACCTCCGTACGCGTGTTTACCaagacggcgttggcgagcaGGTTGTTGAGCTCTTCAGCGAGTACTTCACCATATGGGCCAAGAACATCGCGTTCCCCGAGTTCACGCTGCCTGTTCTCATCCAGCTGAAGCGCTGGGTCAAGCAGGCGCGCAAGATCAGCACGGgcaacaagaacaacaaaGTCATCTCGCAGATCGTGCTGCTGGTGCAGAAGCTCGAGGCTAACGCCAAGTTTATTGAGGAGAAGCGTGCCAAGGTCGACTTTGCGCCCAAGGACCGCGCGCAGGTGGACGCGTTCCTGCGTGACTTTGACTGGGAGAAAACGCCTCtcggcgccttcgtcgtcgtgcAGCGCAAGATTAGGGagcagaaggccaaggcgctcgaggacgcgaggaaggaagacgagaagaagcgaaaggaggaggagaaggatgcGCTCGCCGCGAATGCCGAAGACGACTCTGAGGAGGAgtacgccgacgagctgatGGAtgacgaggcggaggaggcggaggaagatgatgacgaagaagaggacgatgatgtggaagacgatgacgagtAGAATCGTGCGGCCGTGGAGAGATGATCAAGATATATAAAAAGTGTTTTTTACGGCGTCGTCCGAGTATGCTGGTGTTCAGGTATATATCATGGAGGCTGATGCGACATAATTTCTGGAAGCTGCAGCCCTCAATACAAGCTTCTTCATTGTGATAGGTGGCGTTTCGATAGGTGAACAAATGCTGTCCGAGTTTCTTGCCTGTGCCGAAATGGTGTCGTTAGTCGGCTGCCTGTTACGCTACGGCGTTCGAGCATGTTGATGCCGTTTGCAGAGGAGGGCAATAATGCAAGATGAAGACTGAGGTGTGGCACGGCCTGCTAACGGAGACTACCTGGTAGAGGGAGCTTAGGTATATCagcacctacctacctaggtagttCGGGAGCAGAAGTTTACAGGGGTTCTGTTAATGCACGCACCCACGCCGCTGAACCTCGTCCCCTGGTGATCCTTCCGGCAAACGTCTGCCTGAACAACATCCAACACCACCTGATCAACATCCATCTCACCCCGTGACTCAACCACGACTTGTTTCACTCATCCTCGCTCGTCAGatctttttttctccctAAAAAACACCACACATATTGCTGTATCGGAACATCTTCAGAGTTCGGACATCCTACTCACGAGATCGTATTGGATGCGGTGAGCCAATTCCAGCTATGGCTCCCCTTGCGGCAGATCCCCGCCAGCTCGTGGTGGTGCTCAACCCTGCCCGCCGCAAAGTGCTATACACCCTTCTGCACGACATCACAGGCTACATGCGATCCCAGCTTGAGCTCAAAGACGGCGACCAGATTATCTCGTCAACCACCAACCCGACCTCGCCACCGATCCAAGACCGTAACGCCCCGCTCTTCGTCCCTGACGCCGGTCAGGGCCATGGCggacgcagcagcagccccagCCACCCAGATCGCGGGGGCTCTGGCGTGTACAGCGCTCAGCTCCGCGCcttgaggagggcggcgctgAAGCACTTTGATGAGTGGCGAAAGGACGTCCTGGAGAAAGTCAAGGAGGTTGCCTCTGTGagagacgacgacaagatcctcgaggcccgGAAGAAGCGGCATGATGAGATGGAGAAACTAAAACATGAGTCTCCGGGTGTGGGTGAGGATTTGATCAATTTTGGAGACGCGCCAAATGCTGCGTCGACTGGTGTCGAAAAGGAGGTGGCCATTCTGCAAGAGCACTATCATCCGATTCCGAACAGATTCACCACCATCCCGGCGGAGG from Colletotrichum higginsianum IMI 349063 chromosome 4, whole genome shotgun sequence includes:
- a CDS encoding Noc2p family protein, whose protein sequence is MGSQKKNLKATKKFEKNHLKGVLDKRKETAKVKQRMQVKAKKQSKNTKDSEFFKKDEAAAKAKANGHQKDAKVSAMSVDDFFQGGFEDIIDKKDKKSAKKLGKRKRDAPAGEEGSDSDAGDFSGEDEPVASDSEDGGSDDDENLGMTKEAMDKLAQNDPEFYKFLKENDPEALDFDENADLAEVDELSAGSDHSDDDEQPKKKRKKDAKKKAAPEEEEVLVDNELTREMVAKWKKLIEEKQSLRAARQVVLAFRCAAHLNEDDADDEKTQRYTISSPEVFHDILIVALKQIPEIISHHLPIKESASGKIYVPTDSKKFHTLSIMIKTFTASIIHLLSTLSDDSTLKLTIGSLEPLVPYLMSFRKLLKALIKTVVNYWARPASSETTKITSFLVLRRLVVIGDKGIRETVLKAVYQGLVSSCRATNINTIQGINLMKNSAAELWGIDQTVGYTTAFTFIRQLAIHLRNSIVKKEKDAHKIVYNWQYTHSLDFWSCVLSEHCSSLKEAEAGKESQLKLLIYPLVQVTLGAMRLIPSPTFFPLRFHLIRSILRLSRATNTYIPLASALIEVLESADMRRFPKASSIKPLDFNVAYKAPKSYLRTRVYQDGVGEQVVELFSEYFTIWAKNIAFPEFTLPVLIQLKRWVKQARKISTGNKNNKVISQIVLLVQKLEANAKFIEEKRAKVDFAPKDRAQVDAFLRDFDWEKTPLGAFVVVQRKIREQKAKALEDARKEDEKKRKEEEKDALAANAEDDSEEEYADELMDDEAEEAEEDDDEEEDDDVEDDDE
- a CDS encoding Mitochondrial distribution and morphology protein 12 — its product is MSIDLNWETLTTGPDGEALALRIRDFIHTKFQAVPLPRFIKSVKVHDFEFGAIAPELELKDITDPLPDFYEDNSDIEDDEDEEQALDEPPQLQHFPKSELSAGERRRQREEASMPPRLSMHALRGQSGDFPSPFLGVSTPGILGGTSNLHYFQSHLGTGWSGTQTPLAAVAGAHMGSRLDSSAIMSPAGSPPPPSHSRNPSQSSISVSDFNPTLAQLREKSSVSTLAPTSAGASRPPTRDTHLAGSAIQEEDEDGQEHGEGEEEGDAPRFREPRPEDLQAVFRIRYAGDVRLRLTAEILLDYPMPSFVGIPVQLSVTGLTFDGVGVMAHIRKRVHFCFLSPEDAATAVGADDAGPSEPGKRFGGLLQEIQVESEIGLRDGGKQSLKNVGKVERFVLEQVRRIFENEFVYPSFWTFLV
- a CDS encoding VPS28 protein; the encoded protein is MMPRQPYAPTPHSYIPNTTLSATINLDEEVKLADTRAERDLQDSLAEIFSIIVTLDELEKAFLKDAIPEADYTEICERSLKQYKSILADETVAKAFRGLEEFKAEWDVRIVVFLPSPPALLSRLISLPKQQQLEVPRATERIRVGMPSTTVTASSSAAPAPSAAGNTSGTLILEATQEFITFLDAVKLGLLSKDQLHPLLSDVIQSVNKVTDRDFDSRGKIVQWLITLNQMKATDELSEQQARELEMDIQQAYQGFKSTLT